A genomic stretch from Candidatus Nitrososphaera gargensis Ga9.2 includes:
- a CDS encoding universal stress protein: MSSQAQQRPQEVKERGRNTSARFKKILVAVDGSEESFKAAQYAIELAKKERERAQLIVLSVNETPSSLISTIEPSALERWRERLKAQSETFYERIVSTYGLDIEDNSELQLRAEMIDSAKSAYVAIVEYAEKEDVDLIVLGTKGKTGLKRILLGSVALGVVTHATCPVLVVK; the protein is encoded by the coding sequence TTGAGCAGCCAAGCACAACAACGACCTCAGGAAGTAAAGGAGCGAGGACGCAACACCTCTGCAAGATTCAAAAAAATACTTGTAGCTGTAGACGGATCAGAAGAGTCATTCAAGGCTGCGCAGTATGCTATAGAACTGGCAAAGAAGGAACGAGAAAGAGCACAGTTGATTGTCTTGAGTGTTAATGAAACCCCTTCTTCCCTGATTAGCACAATAGAGCCATCAGCATTAGAAAGATGGAGGGAGCGGCTTAAGGCACAGTCAGAAACATTCTATGAGAGAATAGTAAGCACATACGGACTAGATATAGAAGATAATAGCGAACTGCAATTAAGGGCAGAAATGATTGACAGTGCCAAATCAGCATACGTTGCAATAGTTGAATATGCAGAAAAAGAAGATGTTGACCTGATTGTACTAGGTACAAAAGGCAAGACTGGGCTCAAACGAATACTGCTTGGCAGCGTAGCATTGGGCGTAGTTACTCATGCTACTTGTCCTGTGCTGGTTGTCAAGTAG
- a CDS encoding Hsp20/alpha crystallin family protein has protein sequence MARLKYRQQRLPRGKYHRVIDLPSDTDIETAKSKYTNGILEITFNKKAKPKGREIKID, from the coding sequence ATGGCGCGGTTGAAGTATCGACAACAGAGGCTGCCCCGAGGAAAATATCATCGTGTAATTGACCTGCCGTCAGATACGGATATTGAAACTGCCAAATCAAAATATACAAATGGAATACTTGAAATAACATTTAACAAGAAAGCCAAGCCAAAGGGAAGAGAAATTAAGATCGATTAA
- a CDS encoding SRPBCC family protein — MTVIQKSIEINAPVSEVFTYFARPEHMADQFPENMGLSVIPVEVKNGFGVGTIFRISGDFDGKKLEWDCETIDYVPMRKIVAKMIEGPFKSWQITVDFEELGEKKSRTGMTVEYDMPMGPLGSFMDKVKLKKIAERGMENGLYRVKALLEGTGSIPVYITLDAYRHILKEKEKLNCSVSEAIVKIIQQSQQQHTVKA; from the coding sequence ATGACCGTTATCCAAAAGAGCATAGAAATTAACGCTCCAGTAAGTGAGGTGTTCACCTATTTTGCAAGGCCAGAGCACATGGCGGACCAGTTCCCGGAGAACATGGGCCTGAGCGTTATCCCGGTCGAAGTCAAGAACGGCTTTGGGGTTGGCACTATTTTCAGGATAAGCGGAGATTTTGACGGCAAAAAGCTCGAATGGGACTGTGAGACCATCGACTATGTCCCGATGCGCAAGATTGTTGCCAAGATGATCGAGGGCCCATTCAAGAGCTGGCAGATAACAGTCGATTTTGAAGAGCTGGGCGAAAAGAAGAGCAGGACCGGCATGACGGTGGAATACGACATGCCGATGGGCCCGCTTGGTAGCTTTATGGACAAGGTTAAGCTGAAAAAGATTGCAGAGCGCGGAATGGAAAACGGTCTCTACCGCGTTAAGGCGCTGCTTGAAGGCACGGGCTCGATACCGGTCTACATTACTCTGGACGCCTACAGGCACATCCTGAAGGAAAAGGAAAAGCTTAACTGCTCTGTCTCTGAGGCGATTGTAAAGATCATCCAGCAGAGCCAACAGCAACATACGGTCAAGGCCTAA
- a CDS encoding MTH1187 family thiamine-binding protein yields MNNLPIVDAEISIEPIGTSDTSMGKEVAAAYNAIRSIQNLKVTLTPMSTQIESDNLDDILQAIRIAHNSAKSSGVKRVISTIRIDERLDKPNTMEEKVQSVKAKVS; encoded by the coding sequence ATGAACAACTTGCCAATAGTTGACGCTGAAATCAGCATAGAGCCAATTGGCACCTCTGATACTAGTATGGGAAAGGAAGTAGCAGCGGCCTACAATGCCATCCGTAGCATCCAGAATTTGAAAGTAACACTTACCCCAATGAGCACCCAGATTGAATCAGACAATCTAGATGATATCTTGCAGGCAATACGCATTGCCCACAATTCAGCCAAATCTTCTGGAGTAAAGCGCGTAATATCAACAATACGGATTGATGAGAGGCTCGATAAGCCAAATACAATGGAAGAGAAAGTTCAATCAGTTAAAGCAAAGGTTAGTTAG
- a CDS encoding DUF72 domain-containing protein, whose protein sequence is MNPTGNVATGTIPTTVGTTTDPWMLFLYALKAPATKEKYIQRLTKFLDFLGYQGTKEEKARAIAARAKADLNYGFNSVLKFFQVKREQIDRKETAIGTVRNYAKSIKLFCDMADLQIPRAKITRGLPREKRFADDRAPTLQYLSNVALTADHGFIRFHGRNKGYWYNCSYDEQELKPWVSKVNKIRKDPEAKRLRIYFNNHYWAKAVANALEFKEIH, encoded by the coding sequence GTGAATCCAACAGGAAACGTGGCAACGGGAACAATCCCGACCACGGTTGGGACGACAACTGACCCTTGGATGCTGTTTCTTTACGCGCTCAAAGCGCCAGCAACCAAGGAGAAGTACATTCAGCGGCTGACAAAATTCCTTGACTTTTTGGGCTACCAAGGGACCAAGGAAGAAAAGGCTCGCGCCATTGCAGCAAGAGCAAAAGCAGACCTAAACTATGGCTTCAATTCTGTCCTGAAGTTTTTCCAGGTAAAGCGCGAGCAGATAGACCGCAAGGAGACCGCCATTGGAACCGTCAGAAATTATGCAAAAAGCATCAAGCTATTTTGCGACATGGCTGACCTGCAGATACCTCGGGCAAAGATCACACGCGGCCTGCCAAGGGAAAAACGGTTTGCAGACGACAGAGCACCGACGCTGCAATACCTATCCAATGTCGCACTTACAGCTGATCACGGTTTTATCAGGTTCCACGGAAGAAACAAAGGCTATTGGTACAACTGTTCGTACGACGAGCAAGAGCTGAAACCTTGGGTATCAAAGGTAAACAAGATCAGAAAAGATCCGGAGGCGAAGCGTCTTCGAATTTATTTCAATAACCACTACTGGGCAAAAGCAGTAGCCAACGCTCTAGAGTTCAAGGAGATACACTGA
- a CDS encoding iron-containing alcohol dehydrogenase: MAWKVMMPKKIMFGENAAKEFPYPKNSLVITTTTPDIYNKWLDYMGIKNYEVYDKVTPDPAIETVEAIKKQYEGKNIGAYIGLGGGSSMDVCKYLSKLTGIPKILIPTTFGTGAEMTTYAVISFDHKKKLLQDEAFLADAAIVDPYFLPGTPFNILRNSACDAAAQASEGYDSKAGNPFTQFFCKEAFDILYDAIMNDKHHLLPYGAMLSGIGFGNSSTTLGHALSYVFSNEGVPHGYALSSCTTVAHKFNKSIYYKRFKEIAQKLKFEPLKLKQPLDQAADVIMPDRGHLDNNPIPVSKQDIIQCLDEIVNSNPLA; this comes from the coding sequence ATGGCCTGGAAAGTAATGATGCCGAAAAAGATAATGTTCGGCGAAAATGCTGCAAAGGAATTCCCGTATCCGAAAAATTCTCTTGTTATCACCACTACTACGCCTGACATTTACAACAAGTGGCTAGACTATATGGGGATCAAGAACTATGAAGTGTACGACAAGGTCACGCCCGACCCTGCGATAGAGACAGTAGAGGCGATAAAGAAGCAGTATGAAGGCAAGAACATTGGCGCGTACATCGGCCTTGGTGGCGGGAGCTCGATGGACGTATGCAAGTACCTGAGCAAGCTAACCGGCATTCCCAAGATCCTGATCCCGACGACATTTGGGACTGGAGCAGAGATGACCACCTATGCAGTCATTAGCTTTGACCACAAGAAAAAGCTCCTGCAGGACGAGGCGTTCCTTGCAGACGCGGCCATCGTTGATCCATACTTTTTGCCCGGCACCCCCTTTAACATCCTGCGCAACTCTGCCTGCGACGCTGCTGCCCAAGCATCTGAAGGCTATGACAGCAAGGCCGGCAACCCGTTCACACAGTTCTTTTGTAAGGAAGCTTTTGATATCCTGTATGACGCGATAATGAACGACAAGCACCACCTGCTGCCGTATGGCGCGATGCTATCTGGCATTGGCTTTGGCAACTCGTCGACCACGCTTGGCCACGCGCTCTCGTATGTATTCTCTAATGAGGGAGTGCCACACGGCTATGCACTATCGTCCTGCACTACGGTCGCGCACAAGTTCAACAAGTCGATCTACTACAAGCGCTTCAAGGAAATCGCGCAAAAGCTAAAGTTCGAGCCGCTCAAGCTAAAGCAGCCGCTGGATCAGGCTGCAGACGTTATCATGCCAGACCGCGGCCACCTTGACAACAACCCAATACCTGTTAGCAAGCAGGACATCATACAATGCCTTGACGAAATAGTGAACTCTAACCCGCTGGCCTAA
- a CDS encoding LLM class flavin-dependent oxidoreductase, with protein MKFIVALWGNWHRQWQLIQRAAPEADKLGYWGFVIPDHYMWSGYPNGNSTLDTWITLTYLAAKTEKIQLGTVVTPIPLRPPSILAKMVATLDVISNGRVILGVGAGWSKTEFKGYSQWDEPNVRVDKTKEGLELILKLWQSDKGGTSSKVSFNGKYYLADNAVLDPKPVQKPHPLLMFGGLGARMLRLAGRYADICLIPPWIDREFEDAKAIVLEETRRHSRENKISFAAIPTIAFEQVQRTIMSSDKSSSQYDSRMYAKGIEQAEEYGCKYVIIPFPFESFIKSMSDFALQIMPSFVHN; from the coding sequence ATGAAATTCATTGTAGCACTATGGGGAAACTGGCATCGCCAATGGCAGCTAATACAAAGGGCAGCTCCTGAGGCTGATAAGCTAGGATACTGGGGTTTTGTGATACCTGACCACTACATGTGGAGTGGCTATCCAAATGGCAATTCTACCTTGGATACTTGGATTACTCTTACTTATCTTGCAGCCAAAACAGAGAAAATCCAGCTAGGAACGGTGGTAACGCCCATTCCGCTCAGGCCTCCCTCTATTCTTGCCAAAATGGTTGCCACACTCGATGTCATCTCTAATGGCAGAGTTATTCTAGGAGTTGGTGCAGGATGGTCAAAGACGGAGTTCAAAGGATACAGCCAATGGGATGAGCCAAATGTGCGTGTTGATAAGACAAAAGAGGGTTTGGAGCTCATACTTAAACTCTGGCAAAGCGATAAGGGAGGAACATCATCAAAGGTTAGCTTTAATGGAAAATATTACTTGGCGGATAATGCAGTGCTTGACCCAAAACCAGTTCAAAAGCCACATCCTCTTCTGATGTTTGGTGGCTTGGGCGCTAGGATGCTTCGTCTGGCTGGCAGATATGCGGATATTTGCTTAATCCCTCCTTGGATTGATAGAGAATTTGAAGATGCAAAAGCAATAGTCCTTGAAGAAACACGCCGCCATTCTAGAGAAAACAAGATATCATTTGCAGCAATACCTACTATCGCTTTTGAGCAGGTACAAAGAACCATTATGAGCAGCGACAAGTCTTCAAGTCAATATGATTCTAGGATGTATGCAAAAGGCATCGAGCAAGCTGAAGAGTATGGTTGCAAGTACGTGATAATTCCGTTTCCATTTGAAAGCTTCATCAAATCTATGTCTGATTTTGCTCTGCAAATCATGCCATCATTTGTTCATAATTAG
- a CDS encoding dodecin family protein, with protein MTTATIAARTEETITKRTPAVAKIVELVGVSNIGWEDAARVALDEAKKTIHNIHGIKIKDMTAEIDPNTGRITRYKACVKLSFGVIEEER; from the coding sequence ATGACAACAGCCACAATAGCTGCCAGAACAGAAGAGACGATAACAAAAAGAACGCCTGCAGTTGCCAAGATTGTCGAGCTGGTTGGAGTTTCTAACATAGGATGGGAGGATGCTGCACGAGTTGCATTAGATGAAGCCAAAAAGACAATACACAATATCCATGGGATAAAGATTAAAGATATGACAGCAGAAATTGATCCTAACACAGGCAGAATTACCAGATACAAGGCTTGTGTTAAGCTATCATTTGGAGTAATAGAGGAAGAGCGCTAA
- a CDS encoding Hsp20/alpha crystallin family protein: protein MSIRDRDIDEWFRRWSPWGLGRKTAGESIFREFEEMRRDMERMFEETVRDIDRVPKDLIREYETPTGGRVREVGPLVYGYSVTIGPDGKPKGREFGNVRSLGGGVAVPALAAEREPLADVITTDKDVKVTIEMPGISKNDVKINAYDGAVEVSTTEAAPRKISSCN from the coding sequence ATGAGCATCAGAGATAGAGACATCGATGAATGGTTCCGGCGTTGGTCCCCATGGGGATTGGGAAGAAAGACAGCAGGTGAAAGTATCTTTAGAGAATTTGAAGAAATGAGAAGAGATATGGAAAGGATGTTTGAAGAAACTGTACGCGACATTGACAGGGTTCCTAAAGACCTAATAAGAGAATATGAGACCCCGACAGGTGGCAGGGTAAGAGAGGTAGGTCCACTGGTTTATGGCTACTCTGTAACGATAGGACCAGACGGAAAGCCAAAGGGAAGAGAATTTGGCAATGTAAGATCACTTGGAGGTGGTGTCGCAGTGCCGGCACTGGCTGCAGAGAGGGAACCACTGGCAGATGTCATAACTACAGACAAAGATGTCAAAGTAACGATAGAAATGCCTGGCATTTCAAAAAATGACGTAAAAATAAACGCGTATGATGGCGCGGTTGAAGTATCGACAACAGAGGCTGCCCCGAGGAAAATATCATCGTGTAATTGA